The genomic window GGATCTTATTGCTTATCATGATTATTcccaaatattgaattatgttAAAGTTTTGTCTTTGGATAAATGAAGAACAATGTTTGACATCTGTTTTATCTATAAGTTGTTGAATGGTATTATATCTTGTCCGGATTTACTTTCCcaagttaaattttctattcctcagagacaaaataatttatttcatattgggTTCCATAGAACCAATTAtggtaaaaactcttttttggtGAGATCTCTAGATTTTTTGGATCGGGAGGAGAGGCTAGATGTTTTTGGCAATTCATATGGGTCTTTTAAGggtagtttaatgaaaattttgaatacttagtattgtttatttaatacttttaattaatatgttgttTGATGGGTAAACCAAGTGAGAATTTATGTTCCTTCGGAGGTTAGACCTGTAAATCTTTTACCAACTGTAGATAAGATCTTAGAGACTATAATTTGTAATCAATTGAGGGATTATCTTGAGAAAAATCATTTGTTGTTTGAGGGACAATCAGGATTCAGAAGTCAATATTCCTGCGAATCTGCAATCCAGTATGTATGTACAAATTGGAGAGAGAAAATGAACAATGGTGAAATAGTTCTTGGTGTATTCGTAGATCTTAAGCGTGCGTTCGAAACCATTGATCGTAgaattcttttaaagaaaatgaggCTTTATGGTATTGATGATTATGCTCTAAGTTGGATTGATAATTATCTAAAGGACAGGTTTCAAAGGACAAAAATAGGACATAGGGTATCTCAAAAAAAGGAAAGTGTACTGGGTGTACCCCAAGGAAGTGTTTTGGGGCCCttattgtttattctttatataaatgacctgaaTAGGAtattaaatagatgttttataCACTTATTTGCAGACGATACCCTCATATCCGTCTCTGGAaaagattatttagaaattgtaaatatattaaatagtgAGCTTAATGTGTTGTATGATTGGTTatgtaaaaatagattaaaactgAATTCTTTAAAGACTAAATGTATGGTAGTAGGATCAgtaacaaaatgtaaatattttttcgattTAGGATTGTCTTTGTTCATAAATGGTTCACCTATAGAGTTTGTgactgaaattaaatatttaggtgtaaTCCTTGATccgcaattaaatttttcaagtcatgtaaattatttatgtaagaaaataggaaaaaaagtagggttttttaatagaatatcgTATGTTGTTTCTAAATGGTCAAATATGTTAATTtacaaaactataattttaccTCACTTCACGTATTGTAgtttattattgatttcttgcaacaaagaagagatacaaaaattacaaatacagcaaaataaaataatgcgtGTATTATTGAATTGTAGCAAATATGTGCCGACTAAAGAcatgttaaattctttaaattcgtTAAATGTTGAGCAAAACATGAAAAAGGCAAATCTTtctattgttaataaaattaaaaataacttattgcCAGGGTATCTCaacgtttatttaaaaagaagagtACAATTCCATAACTATAACATTAGATCTAAGCAAAACTTTAACATTAGGCAGGTAACGACATCCGCGTtacaaaaaactttgttttacgAGGGACTGTGCATGTTTAATAAGTTGCCTGAGGAGGTAAAGAATGCACCAAGTGTACATATGTTTAATAGGggactatttgtttatttatgcaatcaaaattaattttctgttttctgttaagtagatataagtagccaagtgctaaataaaaagattatttatttattttattattttatcctaATCTGTTAGTTGATACaaagatatttcttttttttttgtttatttactttagagtcttttttttagtaagtaCTTTAACTCTTAATAGTTTAAGTAAGGATTATTAACTATTGCcataactgtattttataatttatttttttttgtaatgagGGTTTCCcgtttaatgaataaaaaaaaaatatataataattattggttATAACTAAAATTTGCCTTCCAATATGGATTCAAATCAAAATGGCCgccttttcaaaaaatttcaagcAAATTACGTTATCGCTTAACGTTAAAATGTCCGTTTTACCTCCCTACCCGAAATAACGGATCCGCATTAAGTCAATCGTGACGTTTGacattgatttaattttatatttgtaatgGACTAATGGACATTTTTTATCCCTAGTacacaataagagaaaagtaatTAAGCGGTTTTAATCTggtattacataaataaataatgacgtGTACAATTTAACAAAACCGCCAGTTTACTTATTAACTTCTTAAACTAAATTATTTCAGTTCTAAAACTACTTAATATAGTTGAAACATGGCTTATGATTTATTTCGCCAGGTTTCAAGCATAGTTTTCACCCCAAAATGctttgataattattttctcGACTTTAATTTTACTGATGGTAAGTTGATATATTCCTAAAACTGCATAACTACTATCTTCTAATATGATTGTTTTTTTAGTTCCTTGTTTTAAGACCACACTAAGCAAGGTTCTTGGCCTAGGATTGATTCTTGGTTCAATTCTAGTGAAAGTCCctcaaatagttaaaattattaaaagcaaaagtGGAGAGGGCATCAACTTGTTTAGTGTCAGTTTGGACCTTACGGCCATCACCATTTATATGGCCTACAGTTTTGTCAATGGTTTTCCATTCAGTTCTTGGGGAGACACATTCTTCTTAGCAATACAAACTGTTTTAATTGGTTCACTTGTGTTATACTATTCGGGGAAAGTAGCTGAATCCATTTTATATTTGGCACTTTATCTAGTAGCATGTTTTGTTCTTATGGGAGGAGTGACTCCTATAAATGTATTGTGGACATTAAcctcaataaatataattatagtaGTAATGGGGAAACTGTTACAAGCAAGAACGAACTATATGAATGGCCACACTGGACAGCTAGCGGCGATAACATTAGTGATGCTTTTCGCTGGATCTCTAGCAAGAATTTTTACTTCAATTCAGGAAACTGGAGATACTATAGCTATATTGACTTATGTGGCTAGCACTGCTGCTAATGCTGTCTTAGTGATACAGCTTGTGTATTACTGGAAAGCTACAGAACAAATGAAgaacaaaaagaagaaagaataacaatttaaatagggcatacattttaaatagctacatttattatattaaagtcAAGATGGTTTTAAGTAGTGTCCATTATTTTCAGGAACCTTTTAAAGActtaaatgcttttaattttgccaCAAATTTTCAGCTTTTTGTTAATTGGCAAGGGAGTTTAACGAAGGTTTTTAACAGTGAGTATATATTTTATGACAGGCATCAATAATTGGGGCACTTTTTCACTGTAATAAATTTAGTATCTCTTGGGAgctttatttttagtatttaaactaTCTGAATCAGACTATAAAGTAAGAAAAGATATTTGTCTTGGTTGCCGGGTGAATAAAATGTCAGGGAATACAGCTGTTACTTATAAACAACCCGCTTGatgttctaatttaatttacaaacaaattgATAACTTATgtcattattaaataattttttacggATTATTACATAAGGTTTACTTTTTGGAATATGTAAGCTTTAGAGCATATACGTACCgtaaaaactgtaaaaagtATATGTTAAAAACACAACCTCTTAGGGTTAGGACTCACATACCAAATTTATACGGGCAAAACCACTTTAGAGGCTAAACCGGGTTAGAAATTCAGTTTGGCTAGTATTTACAATAGACTCATTAGAggattattcaaattcaaatatgctttattgtttgaacaaaatattgttataaacaaagcttcacctaatcctaaagagacagagttacagggttaaaattatatttaaaaatacaagttacaATCAACAAATCaaagttaaacagttaaaatttacatttcttttttttttcctttcttcCTCCTTTCCttcctttttttgttcttcCTTTCTTTTCCTTtcttgaattaataaaatcaactatatctaacttttcttaactaagtACAGTTCAACATTTAGGGTAGGTctcccttaattaattaaaatctgattGTCGTTGAAATATTCAGCCACAGAGTAATAAGCTCGACCACTCAGAAATCTCCTCAagagaaacttaaatttgatgagAGATTTTGCACCTCTAATGTCCTCTGGTAGgtggttaaagatttttataccttcataaaaaattgatctcTTTACCAAGGCAGATGTTGGAATGGGAAGCCGCAAATTATTCCGCTGGCGGGCGTCATATCGTGGATTCTGTAGGACAAACCTGTATTTATTGGAGAAAATAAGGCATGCCACCTCCTGTATGTATAGGCAGTAGATTGTAAGACTGCCCTCCCTGATAAAATATGGTCGGCATGATTCCCTAGGTGATATCCCGCATATATAACGCACAGCACGTTTCTGTAGAACAAACAACATCTGTAGAAGATAGTTGCTTGCACTACCCCAAAAGCAGACACCATACCTGAGATGGGACTCAATCAGGGAAAAGTACACGGCTCTCCCAATCCCCATGCCAAGCTCCCGACAGGCCACCCTAACAGCAAAACAACCCgcagaaaccctattgctgAGACTCCGTATATGTGTTGCAgtatatcaaaaaatgtttcaCCATAATATATGTAGCGCCATCTATACATTTATATGTACATGTGCCCATGACATCACTTTTGTTGTTTGCACGGTTGTCGA from Anthonomus grandis grandis chromosome 13, icAntGran1.3, whole genome shotgun sequence includes these protein-coding regions:
- the LOC126743813 gene encoding mannose-P-dolichol utilization defect 1 protein homolog encodes the protein MAYDLFRQVSSIVFTPKCFDNYFLDFNFTDVPCFKTTLSKVLGLGLILGSILVKVPQIVKIIKSKSGEGINLFSVSLDLTAITIYMAYSFVNGFPFSSWGDTFFLAIQTVLIGSLVLYYSGKVAESILYLALYLVACFVLMGGVTPINVLWTLTSINIIIVVMGKLLQARTNYMNGHTGQLAAITLVMLFAGSLARIFTSIQETGDTIAILTYVASTAANAVLVIQLVYYWKATEQMKNKKKKE